DNA sequence from the Corynebacterium yudongzhengii genome:
GCCTGTTCAGCCTGCGCCGCCGACTCCTCCAGCTCCTCGAGGCCTGCCTCTTCCCGCTGCGCGGTGAGCTCTTCGTGCAAGCGATCGCGTTCTTCCTCCGCGCCCTCATAGCGCGCCTGGATGCGGGTCCGCTCGAGAAACGCGTTGCGGCTGCGGATCGGCTCGAGCGCCACCTCGGCGTGGCGTACGGCCTCTTCTGCCTCGCTCAACTCGGCCTCACGGGTCTCGACCTCGGAGGCGAGCTCGTCTTCGTCGCGCTCTACTACGGCAGAGTCATCGTCGAGGACCTCGTCGAGATGCGCGAGTTTCGCCCGCAGCTCATCGGCGTCGCGGCCGTGGAGCACATCGCTGCGGCGCTGGCGGTTGCGCTGAAGCTCGCTGTCGACCTCGCTGCGCTCGTCCCGGCGCGCCCGCAGCGTCTCGACGTCCTCGCAACCCGCCTCCTCGAGCACCGCGGTCAGCCGCTTCTCGGCCTCGCGCACAGCCGCCTCTGGATCGTCGCCGCCGGTGCTGCCAGCGCGAAACTGTGCTGTGACCTCGCCGATGTGGACGGTGGTGCCGTCGTGAAGCGCGACGTGGCGGGCGTCTTCGCTTAAGGTGATCGCCTCGTCATCGACGGTGATCTCGGTCTCCGCGCTGGCGCTGAGCTCCAGGTGCGGGGTGGCGATCTCCCGGATGCGCTCAGCGACCTCGAGTTCCCGGCGCGCTTTTTCCGCCTGTCTGACCGTCTCAGTGGTGACGGTCAGCCCCGCCAGTCGCGAGCGCAGGCGGTCTGCGGTCTCATCGAGGTCTCGCAGCTGCGCCACGGTGGTGGCGAGCTCCTCGCGGGTGCGCAGATCGGCGAGCACCCGCTGGATGCGGCGGGCCTCGCGCAGCTTCTCGCCGATCTCCTCCCGCTGAGCCTTCGCCTTCTCGAGCTCGGCCGACAAAGTATCGACCTGCTCACCTTCCTGCTCGGCTTTCTCGATGGCGGTGGTGAGATCGTCGGCAAGCTCTGTTCTTTTCTTCTCCGCTTCGGCGTAGCGCTTCTCGAGTTCTCGTCGCTGGGTGACCGTGCGGCGGCGCGCCTCGAGCTCGACGCGGCGCCGCTCGCTGACCTCCGCGGCCTTGTCCACCGCGCCTTCCAGGCCGGTAAGCGCCTCGACCTCGGCGGTGGCCTCGTCGACGTGCTTGCGGGCCTCGGGCAGCTCGGTTTTCGCCTGCTTGAGCTCGGCCTCGAGGCGCTCGACGCGATCGACGCTGTCTTGCATCGCGGCGGCCTCGCGCTTGGCCTCGGCGAGCTCCTCGGCGGCCTTCTCCCGATCGGCCTGGAGTTTCTTCACCGTATCTTTCAGGCCGCGTTTCGGGTAGTAATACTTCAGGTACTCGGCGCGGGCGGCGGCGATGAACGCGTCGCTATCGCCGGCGTCGGCGTCCGTGTCCTTGCCGCTGTCGAGCGCGCGTTCCAGCGAGGGAATGCCCGCGGCGGCCACGCCGGCGTCGAGCTCGTTCTGGCGCAGAAACAGCGTGTCGCGCAGGTGGCTATCGAGGTAGGTGTCGAGGATCTCGGCGAGCTTATCCTCCGCCTCTCCCCCGGTATAACTGGCGGGCTGCGGGGCATACACCGTCAGCTCGGCGCCAACGCGGCGGAACCACCGCTTCGTGATGCTCAGCTCCACCGGCCCCACGCTCATCCGCACGCTCACCTCCATAGGGACGTCGCGAGCGACCGGTTGCAATGGCTTGACATGCTTGTTTTTAAAGTTGTGTTTCTGGCTGAGCACCACGTGTAAGGCATCCAGGATGGTCGATTTACCCTCCTCGTTGTCACCGTGGATGACAATAACCCCGGTATCCGGCAGGTCATCGAGTACTAAGTGCTCGACGGCGCGGACGTTTCTCATCTCTAAGGAATGGATACGCATGTTAGTTCGCCACCTCCTGGGCGAGACGGAACAGCAGGTTGATGGCGTCCTGGCGGCCGGGCTGCTCGCGGTCGTCGAGAAGCTCCTGGAGCGCGGCGCCGGCCACGCCGCCGAGCTCGAGATCCTCGATTTCCTCCTCGCCGGGCTGCAGATGCAGGTTCATGAGCCGCACACGCTCGTAGAGCGCACCGAACACATCGGCACGGCGGCTTAGCTCCTCGTGCAGGTACCGGGTATCGCTCAGGGATAACGTGCCGGTCAGCGCGTACTTGATGACGGTGGTGGTCTTCTCCGGGTAGGCATCGAGGCGCGCGAGGAAGGCGTCGACATCCGCGCGGTCGTAGAGGTCGTCGGCGAGGGCCTCGAAGGTCCAGCGACCCATGGGGAGCTTATCGACGTCCACCCGCACCTCCTCGCCTTTCTGCACCGTCACGAGCAGGGCGTTTCCGGAGTCGGCCTCTCCCCCGCCGCCGGGCTCGGCGAAGTCGGTGGTCTCCGGCGCGCCGGAAAACCACACCCTGCCGGTCGCCCCCAGCGACTGGGTGGAGTGCGTATCGCCGAGTGCGAGGTAGTCGAGGCGGCGTTCGGCGATCGCTTTCTCCACTGTCTCCAGATCGATGAGGCCGGGCACGATCTCCTGGCTGCGGGATTCCACCTGGCCGTGGGCGACACCGATGCGGATGTTGTCGGTGGGCTCGAGATCGCTAAGCATCTCCGCCACCAGATCGCCGACCGGGGCCTTGGAGCGCCAGGGCGCGCCGACGACCTCGACGCCCTCACGCACCTTTACGGGTCGGTTGTCGCTGAGGACATGCACGCCGTCCAGGTCCTCGGTGCGCAGGAAGACGTTGTCGGCTACCAGCGGGTCGTGGTTGCCGGGCAAGAGGTAGACGGGCACTTTAAGGCGGCGCAGCTGTTCCTTGACGCGTTCGATGACGCGGTTGCTTAAGGAGTTGTGTTCGAAGACGTCCCCGGCGATGACGATGAATTCGGCGCCGTGTTCTTCGGCGAGCTGGCCGAGCGTCGTCAGAGCCTCGAGGCGCGCGGCATCGAAGTTCGCCTGGTCCTCATCGCTTAAGAACCAGCGGCGCATGCCGAGCTGTAAGTCGGAGGTGTGCAAAAACTTTAGGTCGGGCATGCTGTCCTCGCTACGGGGTTTAGTGGGTCAAATAGTCGTAGAGGTCTTCGATGTCGCTGACGGCGCGCAGCTGGTCAATGTTGGTATAGGAGATCATGCGCATGGCTTTTTGCAGCTGATCGGAATCCGAGTCGTCGAGAGCCGGGGCCACCTTGGGCTCCGGCAGGTCGGGAAGCTTTCCGCCGTCCCAGAAGTCCGGATCGCTGTGTACGGGCGTCTGCGTCGTTCGGTGCTCGACGCTTCTCTCCAGGCGGCGGGCGATGCTGGAGAGGTTGAAGCCCCGCACGCGGAAGATGAGGCCGGGATCCGAGTCGATGCGCGCGGCAACCCGATCGGCGACGGCCACGATGTGCTTGCACACGCGGTGGTTATCCGGGCAGTCGCAGGTGAAACGCAGCTCCGATTCCTGGGCGAAAAGCTCGTCGAGGATCTGGCCGTCGAGCTGGCCCCGCTGGGCCCGCTGGAGTCCGTTGGGGATACGGTTGAGCTCCTGCACCGCCGCCTCGATGTCCTCGTGCGCGCGGTGCGGCAGCCACATCGTGACGTTAAAGGGCGCGAGCTGCGAGCCGGCCACCTGGGCGTGGATCGCGCCCTTGTTTTCCTGGATCTCCACGACGTTGCCGTTGCGCGCATAGTCGCGCCCGCGCGTACGCCGTCCCTGGTCGGCGTGGGGCACGACGGCGTTGATGACCCGGGCGGCCGCCGGGGAGACCTGCCTATCGACGCGGCGCTCCGGCAGATCCTGCGAGGACTCCACGCGTTGGCGCGCGCCGAAGTTGGCGTAGATGACATTGTCATGCTGCACCCGCTTGCGCGGTGCGTTCTTCTCAGCCATCGGCGCTCTCTCTTCCTCGGTAACTCATGAGCTCGGCGAGCTGCTCCGGCTCGAGCTCCGTGATCCAGCCCTCCCCTTCGCCGACCACGGCGCCGGCAAGCTCGGTCTTGCCGTCGAGAATATCCTGGATGGACTCCTCGAGGGTGCCCGTGGTGATCATCTTATACACCGCGACGTTACTCTCCTGCCCGATGCGAAAAGCGCGGTCGGTCGCTTGGTTTTCTACGGCCGGGTTCCACCAGCGATCCAGGTGGATGACCATCGACGCCGCGGTGAGGTTTAAGCCCGTACCGCCGGCTTTGAGCGACAGCAGCATCGCCAGCGGTCCGTCGTCGGCCTGGAAGCGCTCGACCATCTTGTCGCGGGCGTTTTTGCTCACCCCGCCGTGCAGGAAGGGAATGTCGGTGCCGTAGCGCTCGGAGAGATAGGGCTTGAGGATGTCCCCGAACGCCCGGTACTGCGTGAAGATGAGCACGCGCTGATTGTTCTCGACCGCCATATCCAACAGCCGGACCAGCTCGGCGACCTTGCCGGAGCGGTGCTTGCCGCGCGGAGCGACCGCCGAGCCATCGGCCAAGTAGTGCGCCGGGTGGTTGCAGATCTGCTTGATGCGCGTGATGGTCGCCAGCACCAGCCCCTTGCGCCCGATGCCCTCGCGCTCCTTGAGCTCCTTCTGCACGCTGTCGGTCAGCGCCTTATACAGCGCGGCCTGCTCGGCGGTCATCTCCACGGTGATGATCTGCTCGGTCTTTTCCGGCAGGTCATTGATGATCGTCGTGTCGGTCTTCAGCCGGCGCAGGATAAACGGAGCGGTGAGCCGGCGCAGCCTTTCGGCCATCTCCTCGTTCTTGTTCCGCTCGATGGGCCGGGCGAAGTGGTTGCGGAAGAAACTCGCCGATCCCAAAACCCCCGGGTTGACGAAGTCCAAAATCGAGCGCATCTCGGTCAGCCGGTTTTCCACCGGGGTGCCGGTGAGCGCGATGCGGTGGCGCGAACGCATGGCACGAACGCTTCTCGACGCCCTTGTCGTCGAGTTTTTAATAGCCTGCGCCTCATCGAGGACCACGTGGTCGAAGTCGAACTCCGCTAACTCCTTATGATCTCGCGCGACCACGCCATAGGAGGTGATGAGCACATCGGCCCCGGCGAGCTCGTCGGCGTGCTCCTCGCCGTGCAGGCGGTCGGTGCCGTGGTGGACGATGATCTTGAGCTCCGGGGTGAAGCGGGCGGCCTCGCGGGCCCAGTTGCCCACCACCGAGGTCGGCACGACCACCAGCGACGGGCCGGTGGCCTCCTCGCGCACCCGCTCGATCTCCAGCACGGTGAGCAGCTGCAGGGTCTTGCCGAGGCCCATGTCATCGGCGAGCACGCAGCCTAAGTTGTTGCGGCTCATCCAGTACATCCAGTCGACGCCCCGGCGCTGGTACTCGCGCAGCTCGGCGTGGACGGTCTCGGGGATCTCGACGCGCTCCGGCGCCGTGGCCTGGCCATCTCCCAGCAGGCTGGAATGCCAGGTGGTGCCGGTGAATTCGATGGGTTCGTCGGCAAGCGACTCCAGAGCGAGCTCGCGCAACTCGGCGACGGTGACCTCGCCGAACGCCCGATACTCCTCGTTATACTTCTCGCGCAGGCGCTCGGCCTCGGCGGCGAGTTCCTCGGCGTCCGGCGAGCCGGCTTTGCGCGCCCGCTCGGCCATCTGCGCCGCTTCCTCTAGGGCCTCGCGCTTGCGCTTTTGGCTCGATTCCTGCAGGCGGTCCATGTAGTTGGCGACCTGCTTGAGCGACTGGGTGTTCGCCATCACCCACTCCCCACGCAGGCGAATCAGACCGGTTTTGGAGTGGACGAGCTCCTCCATCTCCTCGTCGGTGAGCTCGGTGTCGCCGACGGAGATGCGCCAGTTGTAATTGATCAGCTGGTCCATGCCGATCTGGGAGGTGGTCGCAGCCACGGCGGCGTCGTCAGCTGAACTAGTGACCAGCTTCGCCTTCGTCTCCTGGGCCGTCCACGCCTTCGGCAGCATGACGTCGAAGCCGCGGCGCTGGAGTTTCGGCACCTCCTTGGAGATAAACGTAACGATCTCCGAGGTGGTCAGATAGACGTCCCAGTCGCCTTCCGACTCGGGGTTAAACCCCGGATACGCGAACTTGGTGCGGGGATGGCGCAGGTCATCGACCATGTCGGTGACCTGGATGGCCCGGCGCTGAGCGGCGCGCAGCTGCTCGACGCTGCCGACGTCGAGCTCGCGCACCCGGATCGGGCGCGGCGAGTCCGTGGAGCTGCGCACCTGGAGCCGCACCGGCCAGGCGACCTCGCTCGGGTCGACGTCTACGTCGTCATCCGGCGCCTCGATGATGAACACCAGCTGTAAATCCACCGCCGTAATCGAATCCCGCCAGCTGTTGAGCGCCCGGATCAGGCTCGACCCGCCGCGGCGCAGCGGGCGGTCCTCGATGAGGGCGGCGGCGAAGTCATGCCAGGGATAGGGCCGCGGGCGCTCTTCCAAACCCTTCAGCATCGCGGTGGCGATGAAGTGGGTGAGGGTATCGCGTATGTTCTCCTTGAGCTGCGGGTTATTGGCCTTCAGGATGCCCGGCGCCGCTGCCTCCATCTCGGCGATCCACCCGCGCTCCGACAGGCCGGTGGCCAGCTGCCACTGCGGCATCCACGCGCCTTCGGAATGGACCATGCGAATCATCACGCGCCCGGCCTTCACAAAACGGCTCAAGCCCCGGTAGGCGCGGATCAGCCAATAAAGATCGGGGGCGATAGCCTCGCGCTGCCTCTTCGTCGCCACCGGCGAATCCTGATCGAGATACGCCAAGGCCTCTAACCACTCGATCGTCTTCTCGGGCCCCAGCGCTGCGGTGGGGATGACGAGGCGGACATGTCGCCCCTTCGGCGACTGCAGATCCACCCGCGCCCGGTGGCGGAACATGCTCTCGTCCAACAGGTTTTCCACGACCGAGGGAAACGTACCTTTGGG
Encoded proteins:
- a CDS encoding AAA family ATPase; translated protein: MRIHSLEMRNVRAVEHLVLDDLPDTGVIVIHGDNEEGKSTILDALHVVLSQKHNFKNKHVKPLQPVARDVPMEVSVRMSVGPVELSITKRWFRRVGAELTVYAPQPASYTGGEAEDKLAEILDTYLDSHLRDTLFLRQNELDAGVAAAGIPSLERALDSGKDTDADAGDSDAFIAAARAEYLKYYYPKRGLKDTVKKLQADREKAAEELAEAKREAAAMQDSVDRVERLEAELKQAKTELPEARKHVDEATAEVEALTGLEGAVDKAAEVSERRRVELEARRRTVTQRRELEKRYAEAEKKRTELADDLTTAIEKAEQEGEQVDTLSAELEKAKAQREEIGEKLREARRIQRVLADLRTREELATTVAQLRDLDETADRLRSRLAGLTVTTETVRQAEKARRELEVAERIREIATPHLELSASAETEITVDDEAITLSEDARHVALHDGTTVHIGEVTAQFRAGSTGGDDPEAAVREAEKRLTAVLEEAGCEDVETLRARRDERSEVDSELQRNRQRRSDVLHGRDADELRAKLAHLDEVLDDDSAVVERDEDELASEVETREAELSEAEEAVRHAEVALEPIRSRNAFLERTRIQARYEGAEEERDRLHEELTAQREEAGLEELEESAAQAEQARDEAIGELKRLRERLAAADPEGKRGLLEAARARLESLQSRIYDHELECAGLSSSIEQAAGVAEKVDICASRDETLKRELHSTLRQAEAAKLVYETLVKHRSQTWERYAQPYVDELSRLARPLFGEDVSFGLDENLRITGRTIGNATVPLAELSGGTEEQLAILSRFAIASLIARGDEKVGAPLVVDDALGSTDPGRLQRMGQLFSKLGQDTQMIVLTCFPQRYDWVHPKTQYQMTQLKAVED
- a CDS encoding metallophosphoesterase family protein; protein product: MPDLKFLHTSDLQLGMRRWFLSDEDQANFDAARLEALTTLGQLAEEHGAEFIVIAGDVFEHNSLSNRVIERVKEQLRRLKVPVYLLPGNHDPLVADNVFLRTEDLDGVHVLSDNRPVKVREGVEVVGAPWRSKAPVGDLVAEMLSDLEPTDNIRIGVAHGQVESRSQEIVPGLIDLETVEKAIAERRLDYLALGDTHSTQSLGATGRVWFSGAPETTDFAEPGGGGEADSGNALLVTVQKGEEVRVDVDKLPMGRWTFEALADDLYDRADVDAFLARLDAYPEKTTTVIKYALTGTLSLSDTRYLHEELSRRADVFGALYERVRLMNLHLQPGEEEIEDLELGGVAGAALQELLDDREQPGRQDAINLLFRLAQEVAN
- a CDS encoding SWIM zinc finger family protein: MAEKNAPRKRVQHDNVIYANFGARQRVESSQDLPERRVDRQVSPAAARVINAVVPHADQGRRTRGRDYARNGNVVEIQENKGAIHAQVAGSQLAPFNVTMWLPHRAHEDIEAAVQELNRIPNGLQRAQRGQLDGQILDELFAQESELRFTCDCPDNHRVCKHIVAVADRVAARIDSDPGLIFRVRGFNLSSIARRLERSVEHRTTQTPVHSDPDFWDGGKLPDLPEPKVAPALDDSDSDQLQKAMRMISYTNIDQLRAVSDIEDLYDYLTH
- a CDS encoding DEAD/DEAH box helicase, translated to MASHLLHGLWLPDNGLNLWVEQVAGHRIVLPSVVPKGTFPSVVENLLDESMFRHRARVDLQSPKGRHVRLVIPTAALGPEKTIEWLEALAYLDQDSPVATKRQREAIAPDLYWLIRAYRGLSRFVKAGRVMIRMVHSEGAWMPQWQLATGLSERGWIAEMEAAAPGILKANNPQLKENIRDTLTHFIATAMLKGLEERPRPYPWHDFAAALIEDRPLRRGGSSLIRALNSWRDSITAVDLQLVFIIEAPDDDVDVDPSEVAWPVRLQVRSSTDSPRPIRVRELDVGSVEQLRAAQRRAIQVTDMVDDLRHPRTKFAYPGFNPESEGDWDVYLTTSEIVTFISKEVPKLQRRGFDVMLPKAWTAQETKAKLVTSSADDAAVAATTSQIGMDQLINYNWRISVGDTELTDEEMEELVHSKTGLIRLRGEWVMANTQSLKQVANYMDRLQESSQKRKREALEEAAQMAERARKAGSPDAEELAAEAERLREKYNEEYRAFGEVTVAELRELALESLADEPIEFTGTTWHSSLLGDGQATAPERVEIPETVHAELREYQRRGVDWMYWMSRNNLGCVLADDMGLGKTLQLLTVLEIERVREEATGPSLVVVPTSVVGNWAREAARFTPELKIIVHHGTDRLHGEEHADELAGADVLITSYGVVARDHKELAEFDFDHVVLDEAQAIKNSTTRASRSVRAMRSRHRIALTGTPVENRLTEMRSILDFVNPGVLGSASFFRNHFARPIERNKNEEMAERLRRLTAPFILRRLKTDTTIINDLPEKTEQIITVEMTAEQAALYKALTDSVQKELKEREGIGRKGLVLATITRIKQICNHPAHYLADGSAVAPRGKHRSGKVAELVRLLDMAVENNQRVLIFTQYRAFGDILKPYLSERYGTDIPFLHGGVSKNARDKMVERFQADDGPLAMLLSLKAGGTGLNLTAASMVIHLDRWWNPAVENQATDRAFRIGQESNVAVYKMITTGTLEESIQDILDGKTELAGAVVGEGEGWITELEPEQLAELMSYRGRESADG